From one Melioribacteraceae bacterium genomic stretch:
- a CDS encoding nucleotide sugar dehydrogenase produces the protein MENKKLLLQKINNKSAVVGIVGLGYVGLPLGLEFIESGFKIVGFDVDERKIPILLKGESYIKHIKHERIKKAVDTGRFDATTDFSRLPEVDAIIICVPTPLDEHREPDMSYVVNTAETIQRYLRPGQIVTLESTTYPGTTEEILLPLFQNAPQVQKESEISPLTKGGDTEGGFKVGQDFFLAFSPEREDPNNPSYTTKTIPKVIGGVTPDCLEVSKALYDAVLDQTVAVSSPRAAEATKLLENIYRSVNIALVNELKMVFHRMDIDIWEVINAASTKPFGYHPFYPGPGLGGHCIPIDPFYLTWKAREYEVNTKFIELAGEINTFQPYYVVNRTMDILNDHGKSLKNSKVLILGAAYKKNIDDMRESPSLKLIEILRSKGAEVDYNDPYVPKLPATRKYNYDMNSVELTKPNLGRYDLVLLSTDHDDYDYEFIIQNSKLVIDTRNAFTKHSIKSEKLFDA, from the coding sequence ATGGAAAACAAAAAATTACTTCTACAAAAAATTAACAACAAATCAGCCGTCGTGGGCATTGTTGGACTCGGTTATGTCGGGCTTCCGCTCGGACTCGAATTCATTGAAAGTGGTTTCAAAATTGTCGGCTTTGATGTTGATGAAAGAAAAATTCCCATTCTCTTAAAAGGGGAAAGCTACATCAAACATATCAAACACGAAAGAATCAAAAAAGCGGTCGATACCGGAAGATTCGATGCGACTACCGATTTCTCACGTTTACCCGAAGTTGATGCTATAATTATCTGTGTGCCGACTCCGCTTGACGAACATCGCGAACCGGATATGTCATACGTCGTAAATACTGCGGAAACAATTCAACGGTATTTGAGACCAGGACAAATTGTAACTCTCGAATCAACAACTTATCCCGGTACAACCGAAGAAATTTTACTCCCACTATTCCAAAACGCTCCACAAGTTCAGAAAGAATCAGAAATCTCCCCCCTTACCAAGGGGGGAGACACAGAGGGGGGTTTTAAGGTGGGCCAAGATTTCTTCCTCGCATTCTCACCCGAACGCGAAGACCCGAACAACCCCAGTTACACGACTAAAACCATCCCGAAAGTAATTGGTGGTGTTACACCCGACTGCCTCGAAGTCTCTAAAGCTTTATACGACGCTGTTCTCGATCAAACTGTCGCTGTAAGTTCACCCCGCGCAGCAGAAGCAACTAAACTTTTAGAAAATATTTATCGATCGGTTAATATTGCATTGGTTAACGAACTTAAAATGGTTTTCCATCGTATGGATATTGATATATGGGAAGTCATCAATGCGGCATCCACAAAACCATTTGGTTATCACCCGTTTTATCCCGGACCGGGTCTGGGCGGACATTGTATCCCGATCGACCCTTTCTATCTTACTTGGAAAGCTCGCGAATATGAAGTCAATACTAAATTTATCGAACTGGCAGGGGAGATTAATACCTTTCAACCTTACTATGTTGTTAACCGTACTATGGACATTCTTAATGACCACGGTAAGTCTCTAAAAAATTCGAAAGTTTTAATTCTCGGAGCGGCTTATAAAAAGAATATCGATGATATGCGTGAATCACCGTCACTGAAATTAATCGAAATCCTTCGCTCTAAAGGTGCCGAAGTTGATTACAACGATCCCTACGTTCCTAAACTTCCTGCGACTCGTAAATATAATTATGATATGAACTCGGTCGAATTAACTAAACCGAATCTCGGTAGATATGATTTAGTATTATTATCCACAGATCACGATGATTATGATTATGAATTCATTATCCAAAATTCAAAATTAGTAATCGATACAAGAAACGCATTCACCAAACACAGCATCAAAAGCGAAAAACTCTTCGATGCTTAA
- a CDS encoding Gfo/Idh/MocA family oxidoreductase, translated as MTKNFALTGIAGYIAPRHLKAIKETGNNLIAAMDPHDSVGILDQYFPETSFFTEFERFDRHLEKLRREEPENKLDYLSICSPNHLHDAHIRLGLRLGADVICEKPLVLNPWNLDILENLQNEFKQKIYTVLQLRVHPALIELKNKIDADNSDKKKEVVLTYITSRGNWYNFSWKGDVRKSGGVATNIGIHFFDLLMWFFGKPVHSEVHINQDDKMGGFIELPNANVKWFLSIDGNDLPKSAIDAKQRTYRSILIDDNEVEFTQGFTDLHTLIYQNVLNGSGFGIEHARPSIELVHNIRNAKVLVKSEKENLHPNLK; from the coding sequence TTGACTAAAAACTTCGCACTCACCGGCATTGCCGGCTATATCGCACCACGACATCTTAAAGCAATCAAGGAAACCGGCAACAACTTAATCGCTGCCATGGATCCACATGATTCCGTTGGCATTCTCGATCAATATTTCCCTGAGACGAGCTTCTTCACCGAATTCGAACGCTTCGATCGTCACCTTGAAAAATTACGTCGTGAGGAGCCTGAAAATAAACTAGATTATCTTTCTATCTGTTCTCCCAATCATCTTCACGATGCACATATTCGTCTTGGACTCCGCTTAGGTGCCGATGTAATCTGTGAGAAACCCCTAGTTCTTAATCCGTGGAATCTCGATATTCTTGAAAATCTTCAAAATGAATTCAAACAAAAAATTTATACTGTTCTGCAGTTACGTGTGCATCCTGCTTTAATTGAATTGAAAAATAAAATTGATGCAGATAACAGTGATAAGAAAAAAGAAGTTGTCTTGACTTACATAACTTCAAGAGGTAACTGGTACAACTTTTCGTGGAAAGGTGATGTGAGAAAATCGGGTGGGGTGGCGACTAACATCGGTATCCATTTCTTCGATCTTCTTATGTGGTTCTTCGGTAAACCGGTTCATTCAGAAGTGCATATTAATCAAGATGATAAAATGGGGGGATTCATAGAACTCCCTAATGCAAATGTAAAATGGTTCCTCTCAATCGATGGGAATGATTTACCAAAGTCAGCTATTGATGCAAAACAAAGAACTTATCGATCGATTCTAATTGATGATAATGAAGTCGAATTCACACAAGGCTTCACGGATTTACATACACTAATCTATCAAAATGTTTTAAACGGCAGCGGCTTCGGAATCGAACACGCCCGCCCCTCAATAGAACTTGTACACAATATTAGAAACGCCAAAGTTCTAGTAAAGTCAGAAAAAGAAAATCTGCATCCAAACCTTAAATAA
- a CDS encoding DapH/DapD/GlmU-related protein, with translation MDQPQNYYIDKHAVVDENVSIGEGTKIWHFSHVQSGTIIGKKCVLGQNVNVGNNVSIGNYCKIQNNVSVYEGVTLEDYVFCGPSMVFTNILDPKCKYPQVGAQFYVKTLVKEGASIGANATIVCGNTLGKHCMIGAGSVVTKDVPDYALMVGIPAKQIGWVSEAGKRLSFDKDGIAHCSKSNKTYKLENNKVTELE, from the coding sequence ATGGATCAACCCCAAAATTACTACATCGATAAACACGCCGTAGTCGACGAAAACGTCTCCATCGGCGAAGGAACTAAAATCTGGCACTTCAGCCACGTACAATCCGGTACAATAATAGGTAAAAAATGTGTACTCGGACAAAATGTAAACGTCGGCAACAATGTCTCCATCGGCAATTATTGCAAAATCCAAAACAACGTTTCCGTTTATGAAGGAGTAACTTTAGAGGACTATGTATTCTGCGGACCCTCAATGGTATTCACCAACATACTCGATCCGAAATGCAAATACCCCCAAGTCGGTGCGCAGTTCTATGTTAAGACATTGGTTAAAGAAGGAGCATCAATAGGTGCCAATGCCACAATAGTTTGCGGTAATACACTAGGTAAACATTGCATGATCGGAGCGGGGAGTGTCGTGACAAAAGATGTACCAGATTACGCTTTAATGGTCGGCATACCTGCCAAACAAATCGGCTGGGTCTCCGAAGCCGGAAAAAGATTATCATTCGATAAAGATGGAATCGCCCATTGTTCTAAATCCAACAAAACCTACAAACTGGAAAATAATAAAGTAACTGAACTGGAATGA
- a CDS encoding GxxExxY protein: protein MTENQISKIILDCAFKVHTNLGPGLLENTYKECLLYELLKTGLRVEKEKPMPLIYEEIKLECGYRIDLLVDKKVVVELKSVDAFNEVHIAQTLTYMKLSDCKLGLLLNFNVKSLKNGIKRLIL, encoded by the coding sequence ATGACTGAAAACCAAATCAGCAAAATAATTCTCGATTGTGCGTTTAAAGTCCACACAAATCTTGGTCCTGGTTTACTGGAAAATACCTACAAAGAATGCCTGCTTTACGAACTTCTTAAAACTGGATTGCGAGTTGAAAAAGAAAAACCAATGCCACTTATCTACGAAGAAATTAAACTTGAATGCGGATATAGAATTGATTTATTAGTAGATAAAAAAGTAGTAGTAGAACTAAAGTCAGTTGATGCATTCAATGAAGTTCATATCGCTCAAACGTTGACCTACATGAAGCTTTCCGACTGTAAGCTTGGCTTGTTACTAAATTTTAATGTAAAATCTCTTAAGAATGGAATCAAACGCTTAATACTTTGA
- the rfbC gene encoding dTDP-4-dehydrorhamnose 3,5-epimerase, translating to MLIKSTNIPDVKLITPKVHSDDRGYFFESFRQDLFEREIGKINFVQDNESKSSFGVLRGLHYQLPPFAQSKLVRVIKGKVLDIAVDIRKSSEYFGKYVAVELSEENKLQMFIPQGFAHAYLVLSDEAIFQYKVDNYYSPQHDRGIIYNDPALNINLPIDDSKLIISNKDKNLPKLQNAELFE from the coding sequence ATGCTTATTAAATCAACCAACATACCTGATGTAAAACTAATAACTCCCAAAGTCCATTCCGACGATCGCGGCTACTTCTTCGAATCGTTCCGCCAAGATCTGTTCGAAAGAGAAATCGGAAAAATAAACTTCGTTCAAGATAACGAATCAAAATCTTCATTTGGAGTTTTACGCGGACTCCATTACCAGCTGCCCCCATTCGCACAATCAAAACTGGTTCGTGTAATCAAGGGTAAGGTACTCGACATAGCAGTCGATATTCGTAAATCATCAGAATATTTCGGTAAATATGTTGCGGTTGAATTATCCGAAGAAAATAAATTGCAAATGTTCATCCCGCAAGGATTCGCTCACGCATACCTTGTATTAAGCGACGAAGCAATATTCCAATACAAAGTAGATAACTACTATTCACCTCAACATGATAGAGGAATAATTTACAACGATCCGGCACTAAACATAAATTTACCCATAGATGATTCTAAACTAATCATCTCAAACAAAGACAAAAATTTACCAAAGTTGCAAAATGCAGAACTGTTTGAATAA
- a CDS encoding four helix bundle protein has protein sequence MDLKRKNINRGYTRLRVWKNSITLFKLVYELLKELPYELSKTKSNLIDAAHSIHRNISEGYCRRNLKEYLNFLNIALGSIGELFSGIYCLKEIEKISENDFEKFDELHYQVENELLQLIKSLQRKQKTKEWETEF, from the coding sequence ATGGATTTAAAAAGAAAAAATATAAATCGTGGTTATACAAGACTTAGAGTTTGGAAAAATTCAATAACCTTATTCAAATTAGTTTACGAGTTATTAAAAGAATTACCTTATGAACTATCAAAAACAAAAAGTAATTTAATTGATGCTGCTCATTCAATACATAGAAATATATCAGAAGGGTATTGTAGAAGAAATCTCAAAGAATATTTGAATTTTCTTAACATAGCTTTAGGCTCGATTGGTGAATTATTTTCTGGAATATATTGTTTGAAAGAAATTGAAAAAATATCTGAAAACGATTTTGAAAAATTCGATGAGTTACACTATCAAGTTGAAAATGAATTATTACAATTGATTAAATCACTACAGCGGAAACAAAAAACCAAGGAATGGGAAACAGAATTCTAA
- the rfbB gene encoding dTDP-glucose 4,6-dehydratase, which translates to MTILLTGGAGFIGSNLIHYLIENTNHEIVNVDKLTYAGNLVSLKDIEDNDRYTFEQVDICDYDNVRELFTRHSPDAVMHLAAESHVDRSIDGPGEFIQTNIVGTYNLLQISFNYWKSMEGDRKNNFRFLHVSTDEVFGSLGETGFFTETTPYDPKSPYSASKASSDHLVRAWQHTFGLPAMITNCSNNYGPYQFPEKLIPVVILNAINGKDIPIYGKGDNVRDWLYVEDHAAALYLVLSEGEVGETYNIGGKNEIKNIDIVNIICDILDELKPKGSDSYKDQIKFVTDRPGHDKRYAIDPTKIENKLNFKPAHNFQEGIRKTVQWYLENLDWCEAVMQNKYKLERLGKLS; encoded by the coding sequence ATGACTATATTACTAACAGGCGGAGCCGGCTTCATCGGCAGCAACCTCATTCACTACCTAATCGAAAATACCAACCACGAGATTGTTAATGTCGACAAACTAACCTACGCCGGCAACTTAGTTTCACTAAAAGATATCGAAGACAACGACCGCTACACATTCGAACAAGTTGATATTTGCGATTATGACAATGTCCGAGAACTATTCACCAGACATTCACCCGATGCAGTAATGCACCTCGCAGCAGAATCGCATGTAGATCGATCAATTGATGGACCCGGAGAATTTATTCAAACAAATATTGTCGGGACGTATAACCTATTACAGATTTCCTTCAACTATTGGAAATCAATGGAAGGAGATAGAAAAAATAATTTCCGCTTCCTTCACGTCTCAACCGACGAAGTCTTCGGCTCACTCGGAGAAACCGGATTCTTTACCGAAACTACTCCTTACGATCCAAAGTCACCATACTCTGCTAGCAAAGCATCTTCCGATCACTTAGTTAGAGCATGGCAGCACACATTCGGTCTGCCTGCAATGATTACAAACTGTTCAAACAATTACGGACCGTATCAATTTCCCGAAAAACTTATTCCCGTTGTTATCCTCAATGCAATCAACGGAAAAGATATCCCAATCTACGGTAAAGGTGATAACGTACGCGACTGGCTCTACGTGGAAGACCACGCCGCAGCTCTTTACTTAGTTCTGAGCGAAGGCGAAGTGGGGGAGACCTACAACATCGGCGGTAAAAACGAAATTAAAAATATCGACATAGTAAACATTATCTGTGATATTCTGGATGAACTAAAACCTAAAGGTTCCGACTCATATAAAGATCAAATTAAATTTGTAACGGATAGACCCGGACATGATAAACGCTATGCAATAGACCCGACAAAAATTGAAAATAAACTGAACTTCAAACCGGCTCATAACTTCCAAGAAGGCATCCGCAAAACAGTCCAATGGTACCTCGAAAATCTCGACTGGTGCGAAGCAGTTATGCAAAACAAATACAAACTAGAACGCCTTGGAAAACTGAGCTAA
- a CDS encoding sugar phosphate nucleotidyltransferase → MKGIILAGGSGTRLYPVTRTICKQLLPIYDKPMIFYPLSTLMLAGIKEILIISTPEDTSRFEQLLGDGSELGLKLSYKIQPSPDGLAQAFILGEEFIGNDNVCLVLGDNIFYGHGLTELLESARLKVENNPILQLARRSDSEGGKSNLQPESEISFREKGGDLEGAQAVVFGYYVNDPERYGVVEFDSTGKVISVEEKPKVPKSNYAVVGLYFYPNDVVNIAKNIKPSARGELEITSVNNEYLKRDKLTVQLMGRGYAWLDTGTHESLLEASSFIETIERRQGLKVACLEEIAYYKKFIDKEQLTKLANEYKNNYRDYLLKLIK, encoded by the coding sequence ATGAAAGGTATAATATTAGCAGGAGGATCGGGAACTAGATTGTACCCGGTTACCAGAACTATCTGTAAACAGCTCCTGCCCATTTACGACAAACCCATGATCTTCTACCCGCTGTCAACCCTTATGTTGGCGGGGATAAAAGAAATACTAATCATCTCCACTCCCGAAGACACAAGCAGATTTGAACAGCTCCTCGGCGACGGTTCGGAATTAGGTCTAAAATTATCATACAAAATTCAACCCTCACCCGACGGACTCGCACAAGCTTTCATCCTCGGTGAAGAATTTATCGGCAACGACAACGTATGCCTCGTTCTCGGCGACAACATATTCTACGGCCACGGACTCACTGAATTATTGGAAAGTGCAAGGTTAAAAGTTGAGAACAATCCAATACTCCAACTTGCCCGCCGCAGCGACAGCGAAGGAGGGAAATCCAATTTGCAGCCGGAATCAGAAATCTCTTTCCGTGAGAAGGGGGGAGATTTAGAGGGGGCCCAAGCAGTAGTCTTCGGCTATTACGTCAACGACCCCGAACGATACGGTGTCGTAGAATTCGACTCCACCGGTAAAGTTATCTCGGTAGAAGAAAAACCTAAAGTACCCAAAAGTAATTACGCTGTAGTCGGACTCTATTTCTACCCGAACGACGTCGTAAATATCGCAAAAAATATTAAACCCTCAGCAAGAGGAGAATTAGAAATCACATCAGTCAATAATGAATATCTTAAACGAGATAAATTAACCGTACAATTAATGGGTCGCGGTTACGCCTGGCTCGATACCGGTACTCACGAATCATTACTCGAAGCCTCCAGCTTCATTGAAACTATCGAACGCCGGCAGGGACTCAAAGTCGCATGCCTCGAAGAAATTGCTTACTACAAAAAATTCATCGACAAAGAACAGCTTACTAAGCTGGCTAACGAATACAAGAATAATTATAGAGACTATTTACTGAAATTAATTAAATAA
- a CDS encoding addiction module protein — MHVNLPLTDMTLEDKLKIMEDIWADLTSDENSYPSPDWHKDVLELRATRIKEGKENYKDWESAKKELRDNF; from the coding sequence ATGCACGTTAATTTACCTTTAACTGATATGACTCTCGAAGATAAACTGAAAATTATGGAAGATATATGGGCAGATTTAACAAGTGATGAAAATTCTTACCCTTCACCCGATTGGCATAAAGATGTATTGGAACTGCGAGCAACTAGAATTAAAGAAGGTAAAGAAAATTACAAGGATTGGGAATCTGCTAAAAAGGAACTAAGAGATAACTTTTAA
- a CDS encoding nucleotidyltransferase domain-containing protein, translated as MRLKKTHIDFIKRTAKELFGENSQVYLFGSRVDDNKRGGDIDIYIETNQKTNIFEKKIEMLKLLHDYLGEQKIDIVINNYSNQKYIYEIAKQDGIML; from the coding sequence GTGAGACTAAAAAAAACACATATCGACTTTATAAAAAGAACAGCTAAAGAGTTATTTGGAGAAAATTCACAAGTTTATCTTTTCGGATCAAGGGTTGATGATAACAAAAGGGGTGGGGATATTGATATCTATATCGAAACAAACCAAAAGACAAATATTTTTGAAAAGAAAATTGAAATGTTAAAACTGCTACATGATTATCTTGGTGAACAGAAAATAGATATTGTTATTAATAATTATTCAAACCAAAAATATATTTATGAAATTGCTAAGCAAGATGGAATTATGCTTTGA
- a CDS encoding Cthe_2314 family HEPN domain-containing protein, producing the protein MKKNEYILKAIVDECAKHLSRMNYAYNKISLLAPITKDRIERLNNENIAHVDQLIYRFTKLQDAIAQKLFKSVLFSLGEQVTDKPAIDIFNRLEQLGIIEDFEKWKELRELRNQLAHEYEEDLSETAEKLNSLMKRKSDLEDYFNNILKYLTARELI; encoded by the coding sequence TTGAAAAAGAATGAATATATATTAAAAGCTATTGTTGATGAATGTGCAAAACACTTAAGCCGGATGAATTATGCTTATAATAAGATAAGTTTACTCGCTCCGATCACAAAAGATAGGATTGAAAGACTTAATAATGAAAATATTGCTCATGTCGACCAGTTAATTTACCGATTTACAAAATTACAAGATGCAATTGCACAGAAGCTATTTAAATCAGTTTTATTTTCTTTAGGTGAACAAGTTACCGATAAGCCGGCAATTGATATATTTAATAGATTAGAACAACTTGGTATAATCGAAGATTTTGAAAAATGGAAAGAATTACGTGAACTTAGAAACCAATTGGCACATGAGTATGAAGAGGATCTTAGTGAGACTGCAGAGAAATTAAATTCTTTAATGAAAAGAAAATCAGATTTAGAAGACTACTTCAATAACATTTTAAAATATCTAACGGCTAGGGAATTAATCTAG
- a CDS encoding DUF4258 domain-containing protein, translating into MIKYTRHAKRRMKLYKITDAETKAAIELGKKTKASEGKLEFVHNVNDRKLPLKVVCKIVDNDYLIITCYPLKKGI; encoded by the coding sequence ATGATAAAATACACTCGTCACGCTAAACGCAGAATGAAGTTATATAAAATTACCGACGCTGAAACTAAGGCAGCTATTGAACTTGGTAAAAAGACTAAAGCCAGCGAAGGGAAATTAGAATTTGTGCATAATGTTAATGATAGGAAACTCCCCCTCAAAGTTGTTTGTAAAATAGTAGATAATGATTATCTTATTATTACATGTTACCCGCTAAAGAAAGGAATCTGA
- a CDS encoding DUF2283 domain-containing protein — protein sequence MKVSYDQEADAVYIELSDKKPEGVIEVKEGVNLDVTEDGIIVGIELLNAGKKIPLKSFLSYEFTPDFLNKAI from the coding sequence ATGAAAGTATCATACGATCAAGAAGCAGATGCGGTCTATATAGAACTCTCGGATAAGAAGCCGGAAGGTGTTATAGAAGTTAAAGAGGGTGTTAACCTCGATGTAACAGAAGATGGTATAATTGTTGGCATTGAACTACTAAATGCCGGAAAGAAAATCCCGCTTAAATCTTTTCTTTCTTACGAATTTACACCGGATTTTCTAAATAAGGCAATCTAG
- a CDS encoding NAD-dependent 4,6-dehydratase LegB has translation MRILITGAAGFIGSHLTEYLVSQGFEAKAFIHYNSQNNWGWLEGSDVKKSIEVITGDIRDYDSVYNAVKGTDAVFHLAALIGIPYSYVSPKAYIETNITGTYNILQSCRELNVQQLLTTSTSETYGTAQYVPIDEVHPMVGQSPYSASKIAADQIAISYYRSFELPVKIVRPFNTYGPRQSARAIIPTVITQLLNGKDQIKLGNLSPTRDLTFVKDTCKGFYEIFKSDKLFGEITNIGMSSEISIGDLVNKIASLVGKQVEIITEEERVRPDKSEVERLYCNNKKLIENTNWKPDYDLDKGLSETIEWLKNNLTSYKHDIYNV, from the coding sequence ATGCGAATATTAATAACGGGCGCTGCCGGCTTCATCGGCTCACATTTAACCGAATACCTTGTCTCGCAAGGCTTCGAGGCAAAAGCATTTATACATTACAACTCCCAAAATAACTGGGGTTGGCTTGAAGGATCCGATGTAAAAAAGAGCATTGAAGTTATAACCGGTGATATCCGTGATTATGATTCAGTCTACAATGCTGTTAAAGGAACCGATGCAGTTTTTCATTTAGCAGCATTAATTGGCATACCTTATTCTTATGTTTCACCAAAAGCATATATCGAGACGAATATAACCGGTACCTACAATATATTACAGTCGTGTCGAGAACTTAATGTTCAGCAGTTGTTAACTACTTCTACCAGTGAGACTTACGGTACCGCACAATATGTACCAATAGATGAGGTCCATCCAATGGTTGGACAGTCACCTTATTCTGCATCAAAAATTGCTGCTGATCAAATTGCAATAAGTTATTATCGTTCTTTTGAATTGCCTGTTAAAATTGTTCGCCCTTTTAATACATACGGTCCACGACAATCCGCTAGAGCAATAATACCGACTGTAATAACACAACTGCTAAACGGCAAAGACCAAATTAAACTTGGTAATCTTTCACCAACGCGCGATCTAACTTTTGTTAAAGATACATGCAAAGGATTTTATGAAATATTTAAATCTGATAAATTATTTGGAGAAATTACAAATATTGGTATGAGCAGTGAAATATCTATCGGAGATTTAGTAAATAAAATTGCATCCTTAGTCGGAAAACAAGTTGAGATCATCACCGAAGAAGAAAGAGTGAGACCTGATAAAAGTGAAGTAGAAAGATTATATTGCAACAACAAAAAACTAATCGAAAATACCAATTGGAAACCTGATTACGACTTGGATAAAGGTTTATCCGAGACAATTGAATGGCTAAAGAATAATTTGACAAGTTATAAACACGATATCTACAATGTATAA
- a CDS encoding LegC family aminotransferase, translating into MYNEVIDFIKSLYPHKNPVPLHEPVFFGNEKKFLNDCIDSTFVSYVGKYVTQFEEMTAKYTGSKYAVAVVNGTAALQITLQVAGVKPGDEVITQPLTFVATANAISHCGAKPVFIDVDKDTMGMSPEKLEDWLSKNIVFKQVSGFSTMQPCNNATMQRVSAIVPMHTFGYPCRIDEIVEIANKYNIPVIEDSAESLGSYYKNKHTGTFGLAGVLSYNGNKTITTGGGGMIITDNEEFAKKAKHITTTAKVPHKWEYIHDEVGYNYRMTNVTAAIGVAQMEILDKILENKRQTAEHYKKFFSTIRQFDNSTIKFISEPANSLSNYWLNCVQLENRELRDKFLEETNSNGVMTRPIWRLMNKLDMYKDCQKGNINNSEWLEDRIVNIPSGYRNQ; encoded by the coding sequence ATGTATAACGAAGTAATAGATTTTATTAAATCTTTATATCCTCATAAGAATCCCGTTCCACTGCATGAACCTGTTTTCTTTGGTAATGAGAAAAAATTTCTCAATGACTGCATCGATTCCACTTTTGTATCTTACGTTGGAAAATATGTAACACAGTTTGAAGAAATGACAGCGAAATATACCGGTTCTAAATACGCTGTTGCAGTTGTAAATGGAACGGCAGCTCTTCAAATTACTTTACAAGTTGCTGGAGTTAAACCTGGAGATGAAGTAATAACGCAACCATTAACATTCGTTGCAACCGCAAACGCAATTTCACACTGCGGTGCAAAACCGGTTTTCATTGATGTTGATAAAGACACAATGGGAATGTCCCCAGAAAAATTAGAAGACTGGCTTTCCAAAAATATTGTATTTAAACAAGTCTCTGGTTTTTCAACCATGCAGCCATGCAACAATGCAACAATGCAGCGCGTTAGCGCCATCGTCCCCATGCACACTTTCGGTTACCCTTGCAGAATTGACGAAATAGTTGAAATAGCAAATAAATACAATATACCAGTTATCGAAGATTCAGCAGAATCGTTAGGTAGCTATTATAAGAATAAGCATACCGGAACTTTTGGTTTAGCCGGAGTCCTAAGCTATAACGGAAATAAAACCATAACCACCGGCGGCGGGGGAATGATTATTACTGACAATGAAGAATTCGCTAAGAAAGCAAAACATATTACAACAACCGCCAAAGTACCGCATAAATGGGAATACATCCACGATGAAGTCGGCTACAATTATCGTATGACAAATGTAACAGCAGCAATAGGCGTAGCACAAATGGAAATCCTAGATAAAATATTAGAAAATAAACGCCAAACAGCAGAGCACTATAAAAAGTTTTTTTCGACAATTCGACAATTCGACAATTCGACAATTAAATTCATCTCCGAGCCTGCAAACTCTCTCTCCAATTATTGGCTAAACTGTGTTCAATTAGAAAATAGAGAGCTACGCGATAAATTCCTCGAAGAAACAAACTCAAACGGAGTAATGACACGACCTATTTGGCGATTGATGAATAAGTTGGATATGTACAAAGATTGTCAAAAAGGAAATATTAATAATTCAGAATGGCTTGAAGATAGGATTGTTAATATACCGAGTGGATACAGAAATCAATGA